One genomic window of Monodelphis domestica isolate mMonDom1 chromosome 1, mMonDom1.pri, whole genome shotgun sequence includes the following:
- the TP53INP2 gene encoding tumor protein p53-inducible nuclear protein 2 isoform X2, with protein MLLLFPLSLPSPDFHPLVKDFPENEGNEPSESGFCRAIEAGPSIAPQPTNSYTMFQRLTSLFFSTSPPSEEPPSPKAFICPEDEEEVDGWLIIDLPEGPELGPAHLESSPLEDLLIEHPSMSVYVTGSTIVLEPGPGPTLTPPRSPPPARAGHREVMQPRRDPGPRHHTASMPSRTALLEKASQARWVQRARQRADRQRLSPKVVQRQNRVRERHPRRSKHQGSFLHQPCQRQFNY; from the exons ATGCTGCTGCTGTTTCCCCTTAGCCTACCTAGTCCTGATTTTCACCCCTTAGTGAAAGACTTCCCTGAGAATGAGGGAAATGAGCCATCCGAGTCAG GTTTCTGTAGGGCCATTGAAGCTGGGCCTTCCATTGCTCCCCAGCCCACCAACTCATACACCATGTTCCAGCGCCTCACCAGCCTCTTCTTTAGCACCAGCCCACCCTCTGAGGAGCCCCCCTCCCCTAAAGCCTTCATCTGCCCTGAGGATGAGGAAGAAGTGGATGGATGGCTCATTATTGACCTGCCTG AGGGGCCTGAGCTGGGGCCTGCCCACCTGGAGAGCAGCCCCTTGGAGGACCTGCTCATCGAGCACCCCAGTATGTCTGTCTATGTCACCGGCAGCACCATCGTCCTGGAGCCTGGGCCGGGCCCAACCCTGACCCCACCTCGGAGCCCTCCTCCAGCCAGAGCAGGCCACCG GGAGGTCATGCAACCCCGTCGGGATCCAGGCCCCAGACACCACACAGCCTCGATGCCCTCTCGGACAGCACTGCTGGAAAAGGCCAGTCAGGCCCGGTGGGTGCAGCGGGCCCGCCAGAGGGCTGACAGACAGAGGCTGAGCCCTAAGGTTGTTCAGCGGCAGAATCGTGTCCGAGAGCGCCATCCCCGCCGGTCTAAGCACCAGGGCAGCTTTCTCCACCAGCCGTGCCAGCGCCAGTTCAATTACTGA
- the TP53INP2 gene encoding tumor protein p53-inducible nuclear protein 2 isoform X3: MFQRLTSLFFSTSPPSEEPPSPKAFICPEDEEEVDGWLIIDLPDSFAAPPSPKPASPCLLDESWFVTPPACFTAEGPELGPAHLESSPLEDLLIEHPSMSVYVTGSTIVLEPGPGPTLTPPRSPPPARAGHREVMQPRRDPGPRHHTASMPSRTALLEKASQARWVQRARQRADRQRLSPKVVQRQNRVRERHPRRSKHQGSFLHQPCQRQFNY; the protein is encoded by the exons ATGTTCCAGCGCCTCACCAGCCTCTTCTTTAGCACCAGCCCACCCTCTGAGGAGCCCCCCTCCCCTAAAGCCTTCATCTGCCCTGAGGATGAGGAAGAAGTGGATGGATGGCTCATTATTGACCTGCCTG ATAGTTTTGCTGCCCCACCAAGTCCCAAGCCAGCCTCCCCTTGCTTGCTGGATGAGAGCTGGTTTGTTACGCCTCCCGCCTGTTTCACTGCAGAGGGGCCTGAGCTGGGGCCTGCCCACCTGGAGAGCAGCCCCTTGGAGGACCTGCTCATCGAGCACCCCAGTATGTCTGTCTATGTCACCGGCAGCACCATCGTCCTGGAGCCTGGGCCGGGCCCAACCCTGACCCCACCTCGGAGCCCTCCTCCAGCCAGAGCAGGCCACCG GGAGGTCATGCAACCCCGTCGGGATCCAGGCCCCAGACACCACACAGCCTCGATGCCCTCTCGGACAGCACTGCTGGAAAAGGCCAGTCAGGCCCGGTGGGTGCAGCGGGCCCGCCAGAGGGCTGACAGACAGAGGCTGAGCCCTAAGGTTGTTCAGCGGCAGAATCGTGTCCGAGAGCGCCATCCCCGCCGGTCTAAGCACCAGGGCAGCTTTCTCCACCAGCCGTGCCAGCGCCAGTTCAATTACTGA
- the TP53INP2 gene encoding tumor protein p53-inducible nuclear protein 2 isoform X1, whose amino-acid sequence MLLLFPLSLPSPDFHPLVKDFPENEGNEPSESGFCRAIEAGPSIAPQPTNSYTMFQRLTSLFFSTSPPSEEPPSPKAFICPEDEEEVDGWLIIDLPDSFAAPPSPKPASPCLLDESWFVTPPACFTAEGPELGPAHLESSPLEDLLIEHPSMSVYVTGSTIVLEPGPGPTLTPPRSPPPARAGHREVMQPRRDPGPRHHTASMPSRTALLEKASQARWVQRARQRADRQRLSPKVVQRQNRVRERHPRRSKHQGSFLHQPCQRQFNY is encoded by the exons ATGCTGCTGCTGTTTCCCCTTAGCCTACCTAGTCCTGATTTTCACCCCTTAGTGAAAGACTTCCCTGAGAATGAGGGAAATGAGCCATCCGAGTCAG GTTTCTGTAGGGCCATTGAAGCTGGGCCTTCCATTGCTCCCCAGCCCACCAACTCATACACCATGTTCCAGCGCCTCACCAGCCTCTTCTTTAGCACCAGCCCACCCTCTGAGGAGCCCCCCTCCCCTAAAGCCTTCATCTGCCCTGAGGATGAGGAAGAAGTGGATGGATGGCTCATTATTGACCTGCCTG ATAGTTTTGCTGCCCCACCAAGTCCCAAGCCAGCCTCCCCTTGCTTGCTGGATGAGAGCTGGTTTGTTACGCCTCCCGCCTGTTTCACTGCAGAGGGGCCTGAGCTGGGGCCTGCCCACCTGGAGAGCAGCCCCTTGGAGGACCTGCTCATCGAGCACCCCAGTATGTCTGTCTATGTCACCGGCAGCACCATCGTCCTGGAGCCTGGGCCGGGCCCAACCCTGACCCCACCTCGGAGCCCTCCTCCAGCCAGAGCAGGCCACCG GGAGGTCATGCAACCCCGTCGGGATCCAGGCCCCAGACACCACACAGCCTCGATGCCCTCTCGGACAGCACTGCTGGAAAAGGCCAGTCAGGCCCGGTGGGTGCAGCGGGCCCGCCAGAGGGCTGACAGACAGAGGCTGAGCCCTAAGGTTGTTCAGCGGCAGAATCGTGTCCGAGAGCGCCATCCCCGCCGGTCTAAGCACCAGGGCAGCTTTCTCCACCAGCCGTGCCAGCGCCAGTTCAATTACTGA